In Vigna angularis cultivar LongXiaoDou No.4 chromosome 8, ASM1680809v1, whole genome shotgun sequence, one DNA window encodes the following:
- the LOC108344812 gene encoding serine carboxypeptidase-like 26, with the protein MKHSEFHAVLLLSIFVGIGLAYPTEDQLRDRITKLPGQPENVLLSQYSGYVTVNEEAGRALFYWLVETEASSSKPLVLWLNGGPGCSSIAYGAAEEIGPFRINPDGKSLYSNPYAWNKLANILFLDSPAGVGFSYSNTTSDLYTAGDQKTAEDAYTFLVNWLERFPQYKHRDFYIAGESYAGHYVPQLSQVIYRKNKGIENPDINFKGFMVGNAVIDDYHDYIGTFEYWWVNGLISDDTYKLLRIVCEFDSSQHPPEKCAEAFELASLEQGNIDPYSIYTPVCNATAATLKPHLRGRLGRLYGAYDPCTATYSEVYFNRPEVQKALHANVTGIPYSWTGCNDIVGNNWGDSPLSMLPIYQEILDAGLRIWVYSGDTDSVVPVTASRYSIASLNLPTIINWYPWNDNDGQVGGWSQVYKGLTFVAVRGAGHEVPLHRPRQAFTLFKSFLQNKNLPFSTLTSQSLNHKLRSVRPKRKITMPSSMHHFPS; encoded by the exons ATGAAGCATTCCGAATTCCATGCTGTTTTGCTTTTGTCCATCTTTGTGGGAATCGGCTTAGCTTATCCCACAGAGGATCAGTTAAGGGATAGGATTACCAAGCTGCCAGGACAGCCAGAGAACGTGCTTCTTTCTCAGTACTCGGGCTATGTGACTGTGAACGAGGAAGCTGGAAGAGCTTTGTTTTATTGGCTGGTAGAGACAGAAGCTAGTAGTTCAAAGCCACTTGTTTTGTGGCTTAATGGTGGCCCTGGATGTTCCTCTATTGCTTACGGAGCAGCTGAAGAAATTGGTCCTTTTCGAATCAATCCTGATGGCAAATCACTTTACTCCAATCCTTATGCTTGGAACAAAT TGGCAAATATACTCTTCCTCGATTCTCCTGCTGGTGTTGGATTTTCATATTCCAACACCACATCAGATCTGTATACAGCAGGTGACCAGAAAACAG CTGAAGATGCATATACGTTCCTTGTTAATTGGCTTGAAAGGTTTCCTCAGTACAAGCACAGAGATTTCTACATTGCCGGAGAAAGTTATGCAG GTCACTATGTTCCTCAGTTGTCTCAAGTCATTTATCGCAAAAATAAAGGAATCGAGAACCCAGATATAAATTTCAAGGGGTTTATG GTTGGAAATGCTGTGATAGATGATTACCATGACTACATTGGAACATTTGAGTACTGGTGGGTCAATGGTTTGATTTCAGATGACACATATAAACTGCTGAGAATTGTGTGTGAGTTTGATTCTTCTCAGCATCCACCAGAGAAATGTGCGGAAGCTTTTGAACTTGCAAGTCTTGAGCAGGGAAACATTGATCCATATAGCATTTATACTCCTGTGTGCAATGCTACAGCTGCAACACTCAAACCCCATTTAAGGGGTCGCTTA gGAAGACTGTATGGAGCATACGATCCTTGCACTGCGACGTATTCTGAGGTGTATTTCAATCGTCCAGAAGTTCAGAAGGCTCTTCATGCGAACGTAACTGGGATTCCTTATTCATGGACAGGATGCAA TGATATTGTTGGGAACAATTGGGGTGATTCTCCGCTTTCTATGCTTCCAATATACCAAGAAATTCTTGATGCTGGCCTCAGGATATGGGTCTACAG TGGAGACACTGATTCGGTGGTGCCTGTAACTGCGAGTCGGTATTCAATTGCTTCATTGAACCTACCTACCATCATCAACTGGTACCCTTGGAATGATAATGATGGCCAG GTTGGTGGGTGGAGTCAAGTTTACAAGGGACTTACATTTGTTGCAGTAAGAGGTGCAGGGCATGAGGTTCCACTTCATAGACCTCGTCAAGCTTTTACCCTTTTCAAATCATTCCTCCAGAACAAAAACCTGCCATTTTCAACTCTTACCTCTCAATCACTCAACCATAAACTTAGATCAGTTAGGCCCAAAAGAAAGATCACTATGCCATCTTCCATGCACCACTTTCCTAGTTAG
- the LOC108345924 gene encoding proteasome subunit alpha type-3, whose protein sequence is MSSIGTGYDLSVTTFSPDGRVFQIEYAAKAVDNSGTVIGIKCKDGVVLGVEKLIPSKMMLPGSNRRIHSVHRHSGMAVAGLAADGRQIVARAKSEATNYDSVYGEPIPVKELADRVASYVHLCTLYWWLRPFGCGVILGGYDRDGPQLYMVEPSGVSYRYFGAAIGKGRQAAKTEIEKLKLADMTCRQGVIEVAKIIYGVHDEAKDKDFELEMSWVCDDSNRQHVKVPDDLLEEAKTAAKAALEEMDAD, encoded by the exons ATGAGTAGCATCGGAACAGGTTACGATCTATCGGTCACCACTTTCTCTCCTGATGGCCGCGTTTTTCAGATCGAGTACGCTGCCAAAGCCGTCGACAACAGCGG AACTGTTATTGGGATCAAATGCAAAGACGGAGTTGTGTTG GGTGTAGAGAAGCTTATTCCGTCGAAAATGATGCTTCCGGGTTCAAACAGAAGAATACACTCGGTTCATCGTCATTCTGGGATG GCTGTAGCAGGATTAGCAGCTGATGGCAGGCAAATTGTTGCCCGGGCCAAGTCTGAAGCAACTAACTATGACAG CGTTTATGGTGAACCAATTCCTGTTAAGGAACTTGCTGACCGTGTGGCTAGTTATGTGCACCTTTGTACACTATATTGGTGGCTCAG ACCTTTTGGATGTGGTGTCATACTAGGAGGTTATGACAGGGATGGGCCCCAGTTGTATATGGTTGAACCTTCCGGTGTTTCCTAT AGATATTTTGGTGCTGCAATTGGGAAGGGCAGGCAGGCTGCTAAAAC AGAGATTGAGAAGCTGAAGCTTGCTGATATGACTTGTCGACAAGGGGTTATTGAAGTGGCTAAGAT AATATATGGAGTTCATGATGAGGCAAAGGACAAAGATTTTGAACTAGAAATGAGCTGGGTATGTGATGATTCAAATCGACAACACGTAAAG GTCCCAGACGATCTTCTAGAAGAGGCTAAAACAGCCGCCAAAGCAGCTCTTGAAGAAATGGATGCAGATTAA